GACCCTCCAGCACGGCACCCACCCCTTCGTGGGCGAGCTCGGCAAGGTCGGGCTGCGATTCTCCGGTGGCGGCAGGAGCGTGGAGTTCACCGCCGTCGAGCTGAAGGAGAAGGGGCACTACGCCGCCGCGCTCGCGCTGCCCGAGGGCGAGTGGCGGGTCGAGGCACTCCAGGGCCTGTTCGACCCCTTCCCCGTCGGCACGCTCAAGGTGCCCGGCGCGCTGACCGTCGACCCGCTCGACCCGCGGCTCAAGGCCATGATCCCCGGCTACCTGTCGATGAACGGCGGCAAGGACCCGTGGGGCGAGGTGCGCCCGCCCGGCTTCCCCAGGAACGGCGCGACCCCCAAGCCCGCCGCCGGGCCCGCCATCCCCGAGCCGGCCGCCGCCACCGTGGGCGCCCCGGCCGTCTGGCCGTACTGGCTGGGGGCGGGGGTGCTCACGGCGGCGGCCCTGGCCGCCCTCGTCGTACGGCGGCGCGTCAGAGCGTGAAGTAGACCGCCCCGCCCGCGGCCGTCATCAGGCATGCGTTGGAGTAGGTCTTGGTGAAGCGGACCGGCTTGCCCCGCCACGCGCCCCAGATCTCGACCCGGTGCGGCCGGAACTCCTTGGTGCAGATCGGGTCCTTCTTCACCTCGAGCCTGGCCGGCTTGCCCTTCACCGCGCGCAGCAGGCGGCAGGCGGCCCGAGGCGTGGGGTGGTTGCCCCCATCGCGGTCGCAGGTCAGCCTGACGACCTTCGTCGTGTCGGCCACGGTCACCGCCACCTTCAGCGAGGACCTCGGCCGCTGCTCGGCCAGCGCCGGAGCGGTCGCGGCCATCATGAACGCCCCCGTCAGGGCCAGTATCTTGATCGCTCTCATCGCCCCACGCTAGATGACCACCGCGTGGGGCGAGACGAGCAAGACCGATCGGGCATCAGGCGGGAACCGAGGCGACCCCCGGCTCGAGGAAGCGGGGCTCGGAGAAGCCCGCCCTGTCGAGGTACGGCGTGATGCCACCGAGGTGGAAGGGCCACCCCGCGCCGAGGATCATGCACAGGTCGATGTCCTGTGCCGCGGCGACGACGCCCTCGTCCAGCATGATCCTGATCTCCTCGGCCAGCGCCCTCAGCACCCGCTCGCGGACCTGCTCGGCCGTCGAGGGGCTGGTGCCGCCGGCGAACAGCGCCACCGCCTCGGGGTCGAGCGAGAAGTCGGGGGCGTAGACGCCGGGCTTGCCCGAGGCGACCAGCTTCGCCATGTTCTCCGACACCCCGAACCGCGTGGGGAAGGCCGCGTGCAGCGTCTCCGACACGTGGTGCCCGACCGCCGGGCCGACCAGTTGCAGCAGCGCGAACGGCGACATCGGCAGGCCCAGGTCGTCGAGGGAGTGCTCGGCCAGCTCCAGCGGCGTGCCCTCGTCCACGGCCGCGATGACCTCGCCCATGAAGCGGGTCAGCAGCCGGTTGACAACGAACGCGGGCGCGTCCTTGACCAGCACGGCCGACTTCTTCAGCGACCTGCCCACCGAGAAGGCCGTGGCGAGCGTGGCGTCGTCGGTGGAGTCGCCCTTGATGATCTCCAGCAGCGGCATCACCGCGACGGGGTTGAAGAAGTGGAAGCCGACCAGGCGCTCGGGGTGCTTCAGATCGGCGCCCATCTCGCTGAGCGAGAGCGAGGAGGTG
This window of the Nonomuraea africana genome carries:
- a CDS encoding SSI family serine proteinase inhibitor translates to MRAIKILALTGAFMMAATAPALAEQRPRSSLKVAVTVADTTKVVRLTCDRDGGNHPTPRAACRLLRAVKGKPARLEVKKDPICTKEFRPHRVEIWGAWRGKPVRFTKTYSNACLMTAAGGAVYFTL